A genomic segment from Halomonas sp. TA22 encodes:
- a CDS encoding TRAP transporter small permease has protein sequence MVSWFLRAEQLLTRLAMLIAIAMLVVSVSLGFYQVLTRFLFNAPSTWSEVLSRATMIWCVFMGAAATFRGGFMMSVEVIYKLVPRRALLTLELLVGACSLLVLGVLIYYGIQMTQRVSNQTLSALEVSMSWAYAAIPVGSGFAMLSVIARLVAQATGRETLGPDHDETPELSAAQIEQAARALDTLAPVDKRPGEVRS, from the coding sequence ATGGTGTCCTGGTTTCTGCGTGCAGAGCAGCTGCTGACTCGGCTGGCAATGCTGATTGCCATCGCGATGCTGGTCGTGTCGGTATCGCTTGGATTCTATCAGGTGTTGACCCGCTTTCTGTTCAACGCCCCCTCGACCTGGTCGGAAGTGCTATCGCGGGCAACCATGATCTGGTGCGTATTCATGGGCGCCGCCGCCACCTTTCGCGGCGGCTTCATGATGTCGGTGGAGGTGATCTACAAGCTTGTGCCCAGGCGCGCCCTGCTGACGCTGGAGTTGCTCGTCGGGGCCTGTTCATTGCTGGTGCTGGGCGTGCTGATCTATTACGGCATCCAGATGACCCAGCGCGTCAGCAATCAGACCCTCTCGGCACTCGAAGTGTCGATGTCGTGGGCCTATGCCGCGATTCCCGTGGGCAGTGGCTTCGCCATGCTTTCGGTGATCGCTCGGCTGGTGGCTCAAGCCACCGGGCGAGAGACACTGGGTCCCGATCATGACGAGACACCGGAGTTGAGTGCCGCCCAGATCGAACAGGCCGCTCGGGCGCTCGATACGCTGGCCCCGGTAGACAAGCGGCCAGGGGAGGTGCGCTCATGA
- a CDS encoding TRAP transporter large permease, whose product MNLVIGLSLLILFAVGVPIAISILLASIIGIEFFSRLPLVMVPQQMFVGLDHFPLMAIPFFILAGNLMAAGGISNRLVDLAKSIVGGVQGGLAMTCVLTCMMFAAVSGSSVATTFAIGAILIPAMVKHGYPKPLAASIQASSAELGVLIPPSIPLILFGVSTNTSIGQLFIAGIGPGLLIGCALLVFLYVFCKLRGYGLRDREDRSDFVTAFQRAWAAMLMPVVVIGGIYGGIFTPTEASAVAVFYALIVGGLFYRELKPRDLGPILRQSIISTAAVMLIIAAASLFSFLISRTGLPGQVASWVTQVFDSPWAFLLAVNVLLLGVGMFIETGAAILVLAPILTPIAIQFGVHPVHFGLIMVVNLALGMITPPLGVNLFAACAVARISIDTMLPHLVRFVLVVLACLMAITYMPWISMGLVNLLY is encoded by the coding sequence ATGAACCTGGTGATCGGGCTGTCGCTACTGATTCTCTTTGCTGTTGGCGTGCCGATCGCGATCTCCATTCTGCTGGCCTCGATCATCGGCATCGAGTTCTTCTCACGGCTGCCGCTGGTGATGGTGCCCCAGCAGATGTTCGTGGGCCTCGACCACTTCCCCTTGATGGCGATTCCGTTCTTCATCCTGGCCGGCAACCTGATGGCCGCCGGTGGCATCTCCAATCGCCTGGTCGATCTGGCCAAGTCGATCGTCGGTGGGGTGCAGGGCGGCCTGGCGATGACCTGCGTACTGACCTGCATGATGTTCGCCGCGGTATCGGGGTCGAGCGTTGCCACCACCTTCGCCATCGGCGCGATCCTGATTCCGGCGATGGTCAAGCATGGCTATCCCAAGCCACTGGCTGCCTCGATCCAGGCCTCCTCGGCGGAGCTTGGGGTGTTGATACCGCCGTCGATTCCACTGATCCTGTTCGGTGTGAGCACCAACACCTCCATCGGCCAGCTGTTCATCGCGGGCATCGGGCCGGGGTTGCTGATCGGCTGTGCCCTGCTGGTGTTCCTGTATGTGTTCTGCAAGCTGCGCGGCTATGGCCTGCGCGACCGCGAGGATCGCAGCGACTTCGTCACGGCCTTTCAGCGCGCCTGGGCGGCGATGTTGATGCCGGTGGTGGTGATCGGCGGCATCTATGGCGGCATCTTCACGCCTACTGAGGCCTCGGCGGTGGCGGTATTCTACGCCCTGATCGTCGGCGGGCTATTCTACCGCGAGCTCAAGCCTCGCGATCTGGGGCCGATCCTGCGCCAGAGCATCATCTCCACCGCTGCGGTGATGCTGATCATCGCCGCCGCCTCGCTGTTCAGCTTCCTGATCAGTCGCACCGGGCTGCCTGGCCAGGTGGCAAGCTGGGTCACCCAAGTCTTCGATAGCCCCTGGGCCTTCCTGCTGGCGGTCAACGTGCTGCTGCTCGGTGTCGGCATGTTCATCGAGACCGGCGCGGCGATTCTGGTGCTGGCGCCGATTCTCACGCCGATAGCCATTCAGTTCGGGGTTCACCCGGTGCACTTCGGGTTGATCATGGTGGTCAACCTGGCGCTTGGCATGATCACGCCGCCGCTAGGCGTCAACCTGTTTGCCGCCTGCGCAGTGGCCCGCATCTCCATCGACACGATGCTGCCGCATCTGGTGCGTTTCGTGCTGGTAGTGCTGGCTTGCCTGATGGCGATCACCTACATGCCCTGGATCTCCATGGGGCTGGTCAACTTGCTCTACTAG
- a CDS encoding aldehyde dehydrogenase family protein has translation MPELPQMPLQRALIGGQWVATHATLEVQAPARGEPIACIARCQPAEIDEAVKAACLAFEGELGEWSRWAARRRSEWLLAFASIIESDHERLAALECADTGKPISQARGDIAACARYFRFYGGAADKLHGETIPFDNDFAVMTLREPFGVCAQIIPWNYPAQIFGRCVAAALAAGNTVVLKPAEEACLSVLRLAELATEHGLPAGVLNVVPGLGGEAGAALASHPDIHHLSFTGSPETGTLVAQAAARHHVPVTLELGGKSPQLLFADADMEAALEAVVRGIIQNAGQTCSAGSRLLVDEGCHEAAMARLIERFSALRCDAGEADTDCGPLINGRQKEKLLTRLAAAERDGVRVAARGRLADTAPPQGHFVVPQLLADIPDGHEVLRDELFGPILAVQTFRDEAQALQLANATDFGLCAGIWTRDGGRQLRLAKGIRSGQVFVNNYGAAGGVELPFGGIGRSGHGREKGFEGLRSYTRIKTVAIRHG, from the coding sequence ATGCCAGAGTTACCCCAGATGCCGCTGCAACGTGCCCTGATCGGAGGGCAGTGGGTGGCGACACATGCCACCCTAGAGGTCCAGGCCCCGGCCCGCGGCGAGCCGATTGCATGCATCGCCCGCTGTCAGCCAGCGGAGATCGACGAGGCGGTCAAGGCCGCTTGCCTGGCATTCGAAGGTGAGCTTGGCGAATGGTCGCGCTGGGCGGCGCGACGGCGCAGCGAGTGGCTGCTTGCTTTTGCGTCGATCATCGAGTCCGACCACGAGCGGCTGGCGGCTCTCGAATGCGCCGATACCGGCAAGCCGATCAGCCAGGCGAGAGGCGATATCGCGGCCTGCGCCCGCTATTTTCGTTTCTACGGCGGTGCGGCAGACAAGCTGCATGGCGAGACGATTCCCTTCGACAATGACTTCGCCGTGATGACCCTGCGTGAGCCGTTCGGCGTCTGCGCCCAGATCATCCCCTGGAACTACCCCGCGCAGATCTTCGGTCGCTGCGTGGCGGCGGCACTCGCCGCAGGCAATACGGTGGTCCTCAAGCCTGCCGAGGAGGCCTGCCTGAGCGTGCTGCGGCTGGCCGAGCTTGCCACCGAGCATGGCTTGCCTGCCGGCGTGCTGAACGTGGTGCCGGGTCTGGGCGGCGAGGCGGGTGCGGCCTTGGCATCGCATCCCGACATCCACCATCTCTCGTTCACTGGTTCACCCGAGACCGGCACCCTGGTCGCACAGGCGGCGGCGCGCCATCATGTCCCGGTGACGCTCGAGCTTGGCGGCAAATCGCCCCAGCTGCTGTTCGCCGATGCCGACATGGAGGCAGCGCTGGAGGCGGTGGTGCGCGGCATCATTCAGAATGCCGGCCAGACCTGCTCCGCCGGAAGCCGGCTGCTGGTGGACGAGGGTTGTCATGAGGCGGCGATGGCTCGGCTGATTGAGCGTTTCTCTGCGCTTCGCTGCGACGCCGGCGAGGCGGATACCGATTGCGGCCCGCTGATCAATGGCCGGCAGAAGGAGAAACTGCTGACGCGGCTGGCGGCTGCCGAGCGTGACGGTGTTCGCGTCGCCGCCCGAGGGCGGTTGGCAGACACGGCACCTCCCCAGGGCCACTTCGTGGTACCGCAGTTGCTTGCCGATATCCCCGATGGCCATGAGGTTCTGCGCGACGAGCTGTTCGGGCCCATACTGGCGGTACAGACCTTTCGCGACGAAGCGCAGGCGCTGCAGCTGGCCAATGCCACCGACTTCGGGCTGTGCGCGGGGATCTGGACCCGTGACGGCGGGCGTCAATTGCGCTTGGCGAAGGGCATTCGCAGTGGCCAGGTGTTCGTCAACAACTACGGCGCCGCGGGTGGCGTCGAACTACCGTTCGGCGGAATCGGGCGCTCCGGCCATGGTCGCGAGAAAGGCTTTGAGGGGCTCAGGAGCTATACCCGCATCAAGACGGTGGCCATTCGTCATGGCTAA
- a CDS encoding NAD(P)-dependent oxidoreductase, translating to MHHSCKVGLVGVGLMGHGIARNLLCHGHALTFLDHPGNQPVEDLQEQGAVSRQSGAEVAARSDIVILCVTGTPQVEAVLFEPGGVLEGLAPQAIVIDCSTALPSSTLMIAERVAAQGGRFLDAAMTRTPKEAEEGRLNLIVGAPEALFDEVRPLLESFAENIVHAGAVGAGHTLKLLHNYVSLGFSAVLAEATAASRRAGIEDAALLEVLGKGGGGGVILERLRPFIEAGDPSGFRFSVANANKDIGYYHAMTDELKVARGVAAAVHELYRSVEDQGLSVPEVIGVLQEKGH from the coding sequence ATGCATCATTCCTGCAAGGTGGGACTTGTCGGTGTCGGGCTGATGGGGCATGGCATCGCCCGCAACCTGCTTTGCCATGGTCATGCGCTGACGTTTCTCGATCACCCCGGCAACCAGCCGGTGGAAGATCTCCAAGAACAGGGGGCGGTGAGCCGACAGAGCGGTGCCGAGGTGGCGGCCCGGTCCGATATCGTGATCCTGTGCGTCACCGGAACGCCGCAGGTCGAGGCGGTGCTGTTCGAGCCCGGGGGCGTGCTTGAGGGGCTGGCGCCGCAAGCTATCGTCATCGACTGCTCCACGGCACTGCCCAGTTCGACGCTGATGATCGCCGAGCGCGTCGCGGCTCAGGGCGGGCGGTTTCTCGATGCAGCCATGACGCGCACTCCCAAGGAGGCCGAGGAGGGGCGCCTGAACCTGATCGTGGGGGCGCCCGAGGCGCTGTTCGATGAGGTGCGGCCACTGCTCGAGAGCTTTGCCGAGAACATCGTCCATGCCGGGGCGGTGGGCGCCGGGCATACCCTCAAGCTGCTGCACAACTATGTCTCGCTGGGATTCTCGGCGGTGCTGGCCGAGGCCACGGCGGCCTCCAGGCGAGCGGGGATCGAGGATGCCGCCTTGCTCGAGGTGCTTGGCAAGGGCGGTGGCGGCGGAGTGATTCTCGAGCGGCTGCGTCCGTTCATCGAGGCTGGCGATCCCTCCGGCTTTCGTTTCAGCGTCGCCAATGCCAACAAGGACATCGGCTACTACCACGCCATGACCGACGAGTTGAAGGTGGCGCGTGGCGTCGCGGCGGCGGTACATGAACTCTACCGCTCGGTCGAGGATCAGGGGCTCTCGGTGCCGGAGGTGATCGGCGTGTTGCAGGAGAAGGGGCACTGA
- a CDS encoding DMT family transporter — MSAWQALSLRQQGLLLTGGGALIMSPDALLIKLIALPDAEILMWRGFLSALGFLLIVVARHRRGTWQAYRRCGWTGVAVALLFSMTTCGFVLGNQYTRAGNVLMILAGAPLIAAALSRVILKERLPRRTWLAIWLCMTGIALIVLDDAGVGSWLGNGFALLAATTLAINFTLCRTRPGVDMSPMLTFAGLIVGIGAALVATSDVALAMPSPDRLLLVVLLCLVIVPCGVTLLQRGPLYLPAAEVGLLLLLEVVVGTLWAWWLLAERPTPVALLGGSLVLGTLTVKGLYERHLERRVPSAVVVE, encoded by the coding sequence ATGAGCGCGTGGCAGGCGCTTTCGCTGCGCCAGCAGGGACTGCTGCTGACCGGGGGCGGGGCGCTGATCATGTCGCCCGATGCCCTGCTGATCAAGTTGATTGCGCTGCCCGATGCCGAGATTCTCATGTGGCGCGGCTTTCTCTCGGCATTGGGGTTTCTGCTGATCGTGGTGGCGCGCCACCGTCGCGGCACCTGGCAAGCCTATCGTCGTTGCGGCTGGACCGGAGTCGCGGTGGCATTGCTGTTCAGCATGACGACCTGCGGTTTCGTACTGGGCAATCAGTACACGCGAGCCGGCAATGTGCTGATGATACTTGCCGGGGCGCCGCTGATCGCCGCGGCGCTCTCCCGGGTGATCTTGAAGGAACGCCTGCCGCGTCGCACCTGGCTTGCCATCTGGCTCTGCATGACGGGTATCGCACTGATAGTGCTCGACGACGCGGGAGTCGGCTCCTGGCTTGGCAATGGGTTTGCACTGTTGGCGGCGACCACCCTGGCGATCAATTTCACCCTGTGCCGGACACGACCTGGTGTCGACATGAGTCCCATGCTGACGTTTGCCGGACTGATCGTGGGTATCGGTGCGGCACTGGTGGCGACTTCCGACGTAGCACTCGCCATGCCATCGCCGGACCGGCTACTGCTGGTGGTATTGCTGTGCCTGGTGATCGTACCCTGTGGCGTTACCCTGCTGCAGCGCGGGCCGCTCTATCTACCGGCGGCCGAGGTGGGACTTCTGCTGCTGCTCGAGGTGGTGGTGGGCACCCTGTGGGCGTGGTGGCTGCTGGCCGAGCGGCCCACGCCGGTGGCCTTGCTGGGCGGCAGCCTGGTGCTTGGCACGTTGACGGTGAAGGGGCTGTACGAGCGGCACCTGGAGCGACGGGTGCCTTCCGCGGTCGTCGTGGAGTGA
- the araD1 gene encoding AraD1 family protein: protein MRLIQYLDQGQLRVALVESDTRVRPIDIVGGTYALAQAAIDENHSLQQALERRLGTVTEHYQPLIDERRLLPPLTHPDPAHCLVTGTGLTHLGSADTRSAMHAKQLMDDESQLTDSMRMFKLGVEGGKPADGTVGAQPEWFYKGDGSCVVAPEAELPVPAFAEDAGEEPELVGLYVIGPDSSPWRIGYAIGNEFSDHVTERFNYLWLAHSKLRACSVGPELLIGGLPSHLQGSSRIVRDGKTLWERAFLTGEANMAHSLANLEHHHFKYPGFRRPGDVHLHFFGTATLSFADGIQTRPGDRFEISLPEFGRPLRNPLRFEAQHEAIGIRPL from the coding sequence ATGCGTCTGATACAGTATCTCGATCAGGGACAGCTACGCGTTGCGCTGGTGGAAAGCGACACGCGGGTACGCCCGATCGACATCGTGGGTGGCACCTACGCCCTGGCCCAGGCCGCCATCGATGAAAACCACTCCCTGCAACAGGCCCTCGAACGACGCCTGGGAACGGTGACCGAGCACTACCAGCCCCTGATCGATGAGCGCCGCCTGCTGCCACCACTGACTCACCCCGATCCTGCCCACTGTCTGGTGACTGGTACCGGGCTGACACACCTGGGCAGTGCCGATACCCGCTCGGCCATGCATGCCAAGCAGCTGATGGATGACGAGAGCCAGCTCACTGACTCCATGCGCATGTTCAAGCTCGGCGTGGAGGGCGGCAAGCCGGCCGATGGCACGGTGGGCGCCCAGCCGGAGTGGTTCTACAAGGGTGACGGCAGCTGTGTGGTAGCGCCAGAGGCGGAGCTACCCGTTCCCGCCTTCGCCGAGGATGCCGGCGAAGAGCCGGAGCTTGTCGGACTCTATGTGATCGGGCCCGATAGCTCCCCTTGGCGCATCGGCTACGCGATCGGCAACGAGTTCTCGGATCACGTCACCGAACGCTTCAACTACTTGTGGCTTGCCCACTCAAAGTTGCGGGCCTGCAGCGTCGGGCCGGAGCTGCTCATCGGCGGGCTGCCCTCTCACCTACAGGGCAGCAGCCGCATCGTGCGCGACGGCAAGACGCTATGGGAGAGAGCGTTTCTCACCGGCGAGGCCAACATGGCGCACAGTCTCGCCAACCTGGAGCATCACCACTTCAAGTATCCCGGTTTCCGACGACCTGGCGATGTCCATCTGCACTTCTTCGGTACCGCGACACTGAGCTTCGCCGATGGCATCCAGACCCGCCCAGGCGACCGTTTCGAGATCAGCCTGCCCGAGTTCGGACGGCCACTGCGCAATCCGCTGCGTTTCGAAGCCCAGCACGAGGCGATCGGCATTCGCCCTTTGTGA
- a CDS encoding TRAP transporter large permease, translated as MLWIFLGILFATIALGLPIAFGLGIAAVVMAVLSDIPLSILIEQSIRGVNSFPLLAIPFFILVGEVMSTGGIARRLMDLAGALVGFIRGGLGQVAITGSMFFGGISGSAVADTAATGAMMIPSMKQQGYSAPHATAINTVSSVIGIIIPPSIPLILFGIVTETSISRLFIAGIVPGLLIGFGLMVTTFIMASIEHSGQTRKFRLDVLWQTFKAAWLALVLPVIVIGGIIGGVFTATEAAVAALLYSLLISLMFYREISVRDLWGMLIRTARLTGMVLLLLAFATVIAWFLTINMVPQTLVRQVQALTSDPFMLLLIVAALLLLVGFVMDLTPAMVIMAPMLTPIVTSAGVDAAYFGVLMAFILGIGLLTPPVGTCLYVGCGVGKVSMESLVRAMLPYYAALLVVLVILIAFPGIVTWLPDLTAVRGN; from the coding sequence ATGCTATGGATCTTCCTGGGTATCCTGTTCGCCACCATCGCGCTTGGTCTGCCGATCGCCTTCGGGCTTGGCATCGCGGCGGTGGTGATGGCGGTTCTCTCCGATATTCCTTTGTCGATACTCATCGAGCAGTCGATACGCGGCGTCAACAGCTTTCCACTGCTTGCCATCCCCTTCTTCATCCTGGTCGGCGAGGTAATGAGCACCGGCGGCATCGCGCGTCGCCTGATGGACCTGGCCGGCGCGCTGGTCGGTTTCATCCGCGGTGGACTCGGCCAGGTGGCCATCACCGGCTCGATGTTCTTCGGCGGCATCAGCGGCTCGGCCGTGGCCGATACCGCCGCCACCGGCGCGATGATGATCCCGTCGATGAAGCAGCAGGGTTACTCGGCGCCTCATGCCACCGCGATCAATACCGTCTCCTCGGTCATCGGGATCATCATTCCCCCATCGATCCCGCTGATCCTGTTCGGTATCGTCACCGAGACCTCGATCAGCCGTCTATTCATTGCCGGCATCGTGCCGGGGCTGTTGATCGGCTTCGGCCTGATGGTCACCACCTTCATCATGGCCAGCATCGAGCATTCGGGGCAGACCCGCAAATTCCGCCTGGACGTGCTGTGGCAGACCTTCAAGGCCGCCTGGCTGGCCCTGGTCCTGCCGGTGATCGTGATCGGTGGCATCATCGGTGGCGTATTCACCGCCACCGAGGCGGCGGTGGCCGCGCTGCTCTACTCGCTGCTCATCTCGCTGATGTTCTACCGTGAAATCAGTGTGCGCGATCTATGGGGCATGCTGATACGCACCGCCCGTCTGACTGGCATGGTGCTGCTGCTACTGGCGTTCGCCACGGTAATCGCCTGGTTCCTGACCATCAATATGGTGCCGCAGACCCTGGTGCGCCAGGTCCAGGCACTGACCAGCGACCCGTTCATGCTGCTGTTGATCGTCGCTGCACTGCTGCTCCTGGTAGGCTTCGTGATGGACCTGACTCCGGCGATGGTCATCATGGCCCCGATGCTGACGCCGATCGTTACCTCGGCGGGTGTCGATGCGGCCTATTTCGGTGTGCTGATGGCCTTCATCCTGGGCATCGGGCTGCTGACCCCGCCGGTCGGCACCTGTCTCTATGTGGGCTGCGGAGTGGGCAAGGTGTCGATGGAGTCACTAGTGCGCGCCATGCTGCCCTATTACGCCGCACTGCTGGTAGTGCTGGTGATCCTGATCGCCTTCCCCGGAATCGTAACCTGGTTGCCCGATTTGACCGCCGTTCGCGGCAATTAA
- a CDS encoding TRAP transporter small permease, which translates to MRSIPPDDPTAYLEDPNREPLEFDFEARKGPALFRWITLAMEQLIAAILVALILSVSANVLGRSFFNRSLPWADELARMLFIWLIFIGAAAAFARYEHIAVDFLVRKLSPRGAHALYLIQHLIITALMGVIIWGGYVVISRSTGRTAILGVPWNLINVSLVICAVFIAAVALWRAWQSLAIIVGSRS; encoded by the coding sequence ATGCGGTCAATACCGCCCGACGACCCGACCGCCTATCTCGAGGACCCCAACCGCGAGCCCCTCGAGTTCGACTTCGAGGCACGCAAGGGACCCGCGCTGTTTCGCTGGATAACCCTCGCCATGGAGCAGCTGATCGCGGCCATCCTCGTGGCACTGATCCTGTCGGTCTCGGCCAACGTGCTTGGACGTTCCTTTTTCAATCGCTCTCTGCCCTGGGCCGACGAGCTGGCGCGCATGCTGTTCATCTGGCTGATCTTCATCGGCGCGGCGGCGGCCTTTGCGCGTTACGAACATATCGCCGTGGATTTCCTGGTGCGCAAGCTGTCGCCACGAGGTGCCCATGCGCTCTATCTGATCCAGCACCTGATCATCACCGCACTCATGGGGGTAATCATCTGGGGCGGCTATGTGGTGATCTCCCGCTCGACCGGACGCACCGCCATCCTCGGGGTGCCGTGGAACCTGATCAACGTCTCGCTGGTGATCTGCGCGGTATTCATCGCCGCCGTGGCACTGTGGCGCGCCTGGCAAAGCCTGGCCATCATTGTCGGATCGAGGAGCTAG
- a CDS encoding TRAP transporter substrate-binding protein, which yields MTPFWRSTFTLAGAVALGMGIVHAQTPDLSDPPAIEGDTVGDHGSHNIRMGIGLAETSPQYLSSRYFAEILEQRSEGRLTVNIFPNSQLGDDVQMMEMLQTGTLDMTYPSSSPATTYVPELAAFDLPFLLPTREAAIEVMRSDVAQGMLDAFEGSGIKALAFSENGYRQLTNSARPIESPDDVAGLGVRGLSVRTMENPVHLAIWRTLGANPTPMAFGELFSAMEQGVVDGQENPWSTILTSNFHEVQDYGSETRHVYTPFILMISERTWNRLDPTYQELVQEAARQSAEYEIQLATEYDDWARDQLEERGMQITRLNDEQIAAFQEAVQPVYDEWAPRIGEELIADIQRIAEEAMGQ from the coding sequence ATGACACCTTTCTGGCGCAGCACGTTCACTCTAGCCGGTGCCGTCGCTCTCGGCATGGGCATCGTCCACGCCCAGACTCCCGATCTGTCGGACCCTCCCGCCATCGAGGGCGATACCGTCGGGGATCACGGCAGCCATAACATCCGCATGGGTATCGGCCTTGCCGAGACCTCGCCACAGTACCTCTCCAGCCGGTACTTCGCCGAGATCCTGGAGCAGCGCAGCGAAGGGCGGCTGACCGTCAATATCTTCCCCAACAGCCAGCTGGGCGATGACGTACAGATGATGGAGATGCTGCAGACCGGCACGCTCGACATGACCTACCCCTCCTCCTCCCCGGCCACCACCTACGTGCCCGAGTTGGCGGCATTCGATCTACCCTTCCTGCTCCCCACCCGCGAAGCCGCCATCGAAGTGATGCGCAGCGACGTCGCTCAGGGAATGCTCGACGCCTTTGAAGGCTCGGGCATCAAGGCGCTGGCCTTCTCCGAGAACGGCTACCGTCAGCTCACCAATAGTGCGCGCCCGATCGAGTCGCCCGATGATGTCGCCGGTCTCGGGGTGCGCGGCTTGAGCGTGCGAACCATGGAGAATCCCGTCCACCTGGCGATCTGGCGGACACTGGGCGCCAACCCCACCCCGATGGCCTTCGGCGAGCTCTTCTCGGCAATGGAGCAAGGCGTGGTCGATGGACAGGAGAACCCGTGGAGCACGATTCTCACCTCCAATTTCCATGAAGTTCAGGACTACGGTTCCGAGACGCGCCACGTCTACACGCCATTCATTCTGATGATCTCCGAACGCACCTGGAACCGTCTCGATCCGACCTATCAGGAACTGGTCCAGGAGGCCGCACGCCAATCCGCGGAGTACGAGATCCAGTTGGCGACCGAGTACGACGACTGGGCCCGCGATCAACTCGAGGAGCGTGGCATGCAAATCACCCGGCTCAACGATGAGCAGATCGCCGCTTTTCAAGAGGCTGTGCAGCCTGTCTATGACGAATGGGCACCGCGTATCGGCGAAGAGCTGATTGCCGATATCCAGCGTATTGCCGAAGAGGCGATGGGCCAGTAA
- a CDS encoding FAD-binding oxidoreductase codes for MNAAADAIDRLIQRLGERAVIRDPNEQARYISDWAGDRRGMPLAVVRPASTEEVAEVVCLCQTHAIRMVPQGGHTGLVEGALPDHDGGELVISLERMNRIRAIDAFGFTMTVDAGCILESVKQAAAEHDCDFPLSLGAQGSCQIGGNVATNAGGLNVLRHGMMRGLVLGLEVVLPDGRIWNGLHTLHKDNRGFPLRQLFLGSEGTLGIVTAAVLKLTPLPDQTRTAMLAAPSADAVIALYGLARRDCSDLLTAFELIPRRCIELALEASPQLSDPMDEAYPWYVLMEVAATGPVNLGAMLEQLLEQGMEKELILDGALASSETQSRHLWQFRESMLEGQRRRGVHLRTDISVPITAIGAFMERAAQAVTQASPEAEIIAYGHVGDGNLHFNILPPPLLDDGAKRQHLHELEELIFDVLDEFGGSISAEHGIGRTKQTAYLSRLSPVERELAEGLKAMFDPNGLMNSGRILPAQR; via the coding sequence GTGAACGCAGCAGCAGATGCCATCGACCGATTGATCCAGCGACTCGGCGAGCGTGCCGTGATCCGCGACCCGAACGAGCAAGCACGCTACATTAGCGACTGGGCCGGCGACCGGCGGGGCATGCCACTCGCCGTGGTTCGCCCCGCCTCGACCGAGGAGGTAGCAGAGGTGGTATGCCTGTGCCAGACGCACGCCATCCGCATGGTGCCGCAAGGGGGCCATACCGGGTTGGTCGAAGGGGCGCTGCCGGACCACGATGGCGGGGAGCTGGTGATCAGCCTGGAGCGCATGAACCGGATTCGTGCGATCGACGCCTTCGGCTTCACCATGACCGTGGATGCCGGCTGCATCTTGGAGAGCGTCAAGCAGGCCGCCGCCGAGCATGATTGCGACTTCCCCCTCTCCCTGGGCGCTCAGGGAAGCTGCCAGATCGGCGGCAACGTCGCCACCAATGCCGGCGGGCTCAATGTGCTGCGTCACGGCATGATGCGCGGACTCGTCCTGGGACTCGAGGTGGTGCTGCCCGACGGACGCATCTGGAATGGCCTGCATACCCTGCACAAGGACAACCGCGGTTTCCCGCTGCGTCAGCTGTTCCTGGGCAGCGAAGGTACCCTGGGCATCGTCACCGCTGCGGTACTCAAGCTCACTCCCCTGCCGGACCAGACACGCACCGCAATGCTTGCCGCCCCCTCTGCCGATGCGGTCATCGCCCTCTATGGCCTTGCCAGACGCGACTGCAGCGATCTGCTCACCGCCTTCGAGCTGATTCCCAGACGCTGCATCGAGCTGGCCCTCGAGGCCTCTCCCCAGTTGAGCGATCCCATGGATGAGGCCTATCCCTGGTATGTTCTCATGGAAGTGGCCGCCACCGGGCCTGTCAATCTGGGCGCAATGCTCGAGCAGCTGCTCGAGCAGGGCATGGAGAAGGAGCTGATCCTCGATGGGGCATTGGCGAGCAGCGAGACGCAGTCACGACACTTATGGCAGTTCCGCGAGAGCATGCTGGAGGGGCAGCGCCGCCGCGGCGTGCATCTGCGTACCGACATCTCGGTACCGATCACGGCGATAGGTGCCTTCATGGAGCGTGCCGCGCAGGCAGTAACCCAGGCCTCACCCGAGGCCGAGATCATCGCCTATGGGCACGTCGGGGATGGCAACCTGCACTTCAACATTCTGCCGCCGCCACTGCTTGACGACGGAGCCAAGCGCCAGCATCTGCATGAGCTTGAAGAATTGATCTTCGACGTGCTCGATGAGTTCGGCGGCAGTATCAGCGCCGAGCATGGGATCGGGCGTACCAAGCAGACCGCCTATCTATCCCGTCTCTCGCCGGTCGAGCGTGAACTTGCCGAAGGGCTCAAGGCGATGTTCGATCCCAATGGCCTGATGAATTCCGGTCGAATCCTGCCGGCTCAGCGCTGA